From Bacillus basilensis, a single genomic window includes:
- the rbsR gene encoding ribose operon transcriptional repressor RbsR: MSTIKDVAKLAGVSVATVSRVLNKNGYVHEDTLKKVERAIEMLDYKPSTVARSLYNKKSRLIGLVVPNIVNPFFPEVARAVEDVAHKQGYTVVLCNSDESLEKEKQYIDVLRQNNVDGFIVATNPQNSVNYMKLSVPVVAIDRMFNERIPTVYADNYAGSQAATKLLIDKGCKHIAHIRGPRDVSTANERFEGFVDVITQNNLSYMIAESTFDPANSERVAVELLEEYPHIDGIVAGNDLIAIGIVKAALQKGISIPDDLQIIGFDGISLTEMMYPSITTVAQPIYEMGKIATELLLEQMEGNVLEEKHYRLPIEIIERNTTK, from the coding sequence ATGAGTACGATTAAAGACGTTGCAAAATTAGCGGGAGTATCTGTTGCGACCGTTTCCAGAGTGTTAAATAAAAATGGATATGTTCATGAAGATACATTAAAGAAAGTAGAGCGAGCAATTGAGATGCTAGATTATAAACCTAGTACAGTAGCGCGTTCACTGTATAATAAAAAATCTCGTTTAATTGGCTTAGTTGTTCCAAATATCGTGAATCCATTCTTTCCAGAAGTTGCACGTGCCGTAGAAGATGTAGCGCATAAGCAAGGATACACAGTTGTCCTTTGTAACTCTGATGAGAGTTTAGAGAAAGAAAAGCAATATATTGATGTACTTAGGCAAAATAATGTGGATGGATTTATTGTAGCAACCAATCCACAAAATAGTGTTAATTACATGAAGTTGTCTGTTCCAGTTGTTGCAATTGACCGTATGTTTAATGAGCGTATTCCTACTGTATATGCAGATAACTATGCAGGGAGTCAGGCAGCGACAAAGTTATTAATAGATAAAGGCTGTAAACATATTGCGCATATTCGCGGACCGCGTGACGTAAGCACGGCTAATGAACGTTTTGAAGGTTTTGTAGACGTTATTACGCAAAATAATCTTTCTTATATGATTGCAGAGAGTACATTTGATCCAGCTAATAGTGAGCGTGTAGCGGTGGAATTATTAGAAGAATACCCACATATTGATGGAATTGTTGCAGGGAATGATTTAATTGCAATAGGTATTGTAAAGGCTGCGCTTCAAAAGGGGATTTCTATTCCAGATGATTTACAAATTATCGGATTCGATGGAATTTCTTTAACAGAGATGATGTATCCATCTATTACAACTGTTGCACAGCCAATTTATGAAATGGGGAAAATTGCAACAGAGCTGTTATTAGAGCAGATGGAAGGAAACGTATTAGAAGAGAAACACTATCGTTTACCGATTGAAATTATAGAACGAAATACAACGAAGTAA
- the rbsK gene encoding ribokinase yields MPNIAVVGSISMDLVAVSKKRPKAGETVIGEAFHTIPGGKGANQAVAAARLGANVAMVGAVGDDNYGTVVKKNLENERVFIDYVVPVTDAATGIAHIVLAEEDNSIVVVQGANALVNESIVDRSKDLLIKANMVVLQLEIPLETVKYVLAICEEHKIPVMLNPAPAQVLSEDILEKATYITPNEHECRIVLDDFTSPIEELLAKYPNKLLMTEGSNGVRFHNGTEIVHVPSIAVDVVDTTGAGDTFNGALAVALSEGETLQKAIRFANIAGGLSVTKLGAQGGMPTRDRVREVQVIVG; encoded by the coding sequence ATGCCAAATATTGCAGTAGTAGGTAGTATTTCAATGGACTTAGTAGCCGTTTCAAAAAAACGTCCGAAAGCAGGGGAAACAGTAATTGGTGAAGCATTTCATACAATTCCAGGAGGGAAAGGAGCCAACCAAGCGGTTGCTGCAGCTAGATTAGGCGCAAATGTAGCGATGGTTGGTGCGGTAGGAGACGATAATTATGGAACTGTAGTTAAGAAAAATTTAGAGAACGAACGTGTTTTTATCGACTATGTGGTACCGGTTACAGATGCAGCGACAGGAATTGCTCATATCGTTTTAGCAGAAGAGGATAACAGTATTGTTGTCGTGCAAGGGGCGAATGCTCTTGTAAATGAGTCGATTGTAGATCGTTCAAAAGATCTTCTTATAAAAGCAAATATGGTTGTTCTTCAACTAGAGATTCCACTTGAAACAGTAAAATATGTATTGGCTATTTGTGAGGAACACAAAATTCCGGTTATGTTAAATCCAGCGCCAGCACAAGTATTATCAGAAGATATTTTAGAAAAGGCAACTTATATTACGCCAAATGAACATGAGTGCCGCATCGTATTAGATGATTTCACATCACCAATTGAAGAGTTACTGGCTAAATATCCAAATAAACTATTGATGACAGAAGGTTCTAATGGTGTGCGTTTCCATAATGGTACGGAGATTGTACATGTTCCTAGCATTGCTGTCGATGTAGTAGATACGACTGGAGCTGGTGATACATTTAATGGCGCATTAGCAGTTGCGCTTTCTGAAGGAGAAACACTTCAAAAAGCAATTCGTTTTGCAAATATTGCTGGTGGTCTTTCTGTAACGAAACTTGGGGCACAAGGTGGTATGCCAACGAGAGATAGAGTACGTGAAGTGCAGGTGATTGTTGGATGA
- the rbsD gene encoding D-ribose pyranase produces the protein MKKHGVLNSEIAAVLASLGHTDTIVIADCGLPIPDGVKRIDLAVEIGKPSFLDVLQVVADDMAIEKVTLAEEVINKNAEVNKEIELKLIEPAFEYVSHEQFKEHTKKAKAIIRTGEATPYANVILHAGVIF, from the coding sequence ATGAAAAAGCATGGTGTATTAAACAGTGAGATTGCAGCAGTCCTTGCTTCACTTGGGCATACAGATACAATTGTAATTGCAGACTGTGGGTTACCGATTCCTGACGGGGTAAAACGAATTGATTTAGCTGTTGAGATTGGAAAACCTAGCTTTTTAGATGTATTGCAAGTGGTAGCTGATGATATGGCAATTGAAAAGGTGACGTTAGCAGAAGAAGTCATTAACAAGAATGCGGAAGTAAATAAAGAGATTGAGCTGAAATTAATAGAACCAGCGTTTGAATATGTATCTCATGAACAATTTAAAGAGCATACAAAGAAAGCAAAAGCCATTATTCGTACAGGAGAGGCTACTCCTTATGCCAATGTAATTTTACATGCAGGCGTGATTTTTTAA